One region of Thermus albus genomic DNA includes:
- a CDS encoding c-type cytochrome — MKRTLTALLLIGSLALAQADGAKLYSQCAGCHQATGQGVPGAFPPLAGHVSEVLNAKGGREYLIKVLLWGLQGQIEVKGMKYNGAMPAYNGLKDEEIAALLNHIATAWGDDKKVSGFKPFTAAEVKALRGNKLTAQQVLEERKKLGLK; from the coding sequence ATGAAACGGACCCTAACCGCTCTCCTCCTTATCGGCAGCCTGGCCTTGGCCCAGGCGGACGGCGCTAAGCTCTATAGCCAGTGCGCGGGGTGCCACCAAGCCACCGGGCAGGGGGTACCTGGCGCCTTCCCGCCCCTGGCAGGCCACGTTTCCGAGGTCCTTAACGCCAAGGGCGGCCGGGAGTACCTGATCAAGGTACTGCTCTGGGGTCTCCAGGGCCAGATTGAGGTTAAGGGCATGAAGTACAACGGAGCCATGCCCGCCTACAACGGGCTAAAGGACGAGGAGATCGCCGCCCTTCTCAACCACATCGCCACCGCCTGGGGCGACGACAAGAAGGTCTCCGGCTTCAAGCCCTTCACCGCCGCCGAGGTGAAGGCCCTTAGGGGCAACAAGCTCACCGCCCAGCAGGTGCTGGAGGAGCGGAAGAAGCTCGGCTTGAAGTAA
- a CDS encoding FAD-dependent oxidoreductase — protein MSKVSRRQVLKTGAALVATGALSGSAFAQEFYSRPPTLLPRTRKPRVVVIGGGWGGTTVARKLVQSGVDAEVVLVEQKPIFMSCPMSNLFLAGVKPLEWLVFDYTNVVKDGVVFVQEKVLDINRDRRLVRTTGGYLAYDFLVLAPGIDYMYEAIPGYAEAKHLMPVGFKPFEHIALRRMLDQFDETGGELVMYIPNPPYRCPPGPYERAAMLAWRLKEKGVKGKVTVLDANPQPISKAPGFLAAYNDLYKDYLEYVPNTRVTGLDYGKKVVKTELGDVPFTLADIIPPMKAGELVRVAGLGERWANVRAPYFLSEKDDRIYLVGDITGNTPYPKSGMVAYVSGTIVARHLVERLKGKPLAEIPPELPNNICYSFVNSEEAIWVAANYSWDEAAKQIKSQGSVDNQRSAANGTAAIGWATGLWNDMFGPA, from the coding sequence ATGAGCAAGGTTAGCCGGCGCCAGGTTTTAAAGACGGGTGCGGCCTTGGTCGCGACAGGGGCCCTTTCGGGCTCGGCCTTCGCCCAGGAGTTCTATAGCCGTCCCCCCACCCTCCTCCCCCGGACCCGCAAGCCCCGGGTGGTGGTGATCGGGGGCGGCTGGGGCGGCACCACGGTGGCCCGGAAGCTGGTCCAGTCGGGGGTGGATGCGGAGGTGGTCCTGGTGGAGCAGAAGCCCATCTTCATGTCCTGCCCCATGTCCAACCTCTTCCTGGCCGGGGTCAAGCCCCTGGAATGGTTGGTCTTTGACTACACCAATGTGGTCAAGGACGGGGTAGTCTTCGTCCAGGAGAAGGTCTTGGACATCAACCGGGACCGCCGCCTGGTGCGCACCACCGGAGGGTACCTGGCCTACGACTTCCTGGTCCTGGCCCCGGGGATTGACTACATGTACGAGGCCATTCCCGGTTACGCTGAGGCCAAGCACCTCATGCCCGTGGGCTTCAAACCCTTTGAGCACATCGCCCTAAGGCGGATGCTGGACCAGTTTGACGAGACGGGTGGGGAGCTGGTCATGTATATTCCCAACCCCCCTTACCGCTGCCCCCCGGGGCCTTACGAGCGGGCGGCCATGCTGGCTTGGCGGCTTAAGGAGAAGGGGGTCAAAGGCAAAGTCACCGTTTTGGATGCCAACCCCCAGCCCATCTCTAAGGCCCCGGGCTTCCTGGCCGCCTACAACGATCTCTACAAGGACTACCTGGAGTACGTGCCCAACACCAGGGTCACCGGTTTGGATTACGGCAAGAAGGTGGTGAAGACGGAGCTTGGAGACGTGCCCTTCACCCTGGCCGACATCATACCCCCCATGAAGGCCGGGGAGCTGGTGCGGGTGGCGGGCTTAGGGGAGCGCTGGGCCAACGTGCGCGCCCCCTACTTCCTATCGGAGAAGGATGACCGCATCTACCTGGTGGGGGATATCACCGGAAACACCCCCTACCCCAAAAGCGGTATGGTGGCCTATGTTTCCGGCACCATTGTGGCCCGGCACCTGGTGGAAAGGCTTAAGGGCAAGCCCTTGGCGGAGATACCCCCCGAGCTTCCCAACAACATCTGCTATTCCTTTGTCAACAGTGAGGAGGCCATCTGGGTGGCGGCCAACTACTCCTGGGACGAGGCGGCCAAGCAGATCAAGTCCCAGGGCTCCGTGGACAACCAGCGCTCCGCCGCCAACGGCACCGCGGCCATCGGCTGGGCCACGGGCCTTTGGAACGACATGTTCGGACCGGCTTAG
- the soxA gene encoding sulfur oxidation c-type cytochrome SoxA has translation MSLGVGWKVAVLFLLALALAQGEVDPREEAKRQKQLLLETAGILPTELIVEQGKELFNRKGPKGKTMAECDFGLGKGVLDGAAARLPRYFLDTGRVEDLDSRILTCMTRVQGYKPEQIKRQEVVAIAFYVASFSTGKPIQVRLLFPQERELYALGEKLFYARSGARDLGCATCHISFVGRRAGVLPYADVLGKDQSWTHWPAYRYSNDQTWTMQDRIRACYGNIGHPQPAHYSLPILALELFMAYQNNGAVVEEWPAFVR, from the coding sequence ATGTCCTTAGGGGTTGGGTGGAAGGTGGCGGTGCTTTTCCTCCTGGCCTTGGCCCTGGCCCAGGGGGAGGTGGACCCGAGGGAAGAGGCCAAGCGGCAAAAACAGCTCCTTTTGGAGACTGCAGGCATCCTGCCCACGGAGCTCATCGTGGAGCAAGGGAAGGAGCTCTTTAACCGCAAGGGGCCTAAGGGCAAAACCATGGCCGAGTGCGACTTCGGCCTGGGCAAGGGGGTTTTGGATGGGGCAGCGGCTAGATTGCCCCGCTACTTCTTGGACACCGGTAGGGTGGAGGACCTGGATAGCCGCATCCTCACCTGCATGACCCGGGTCCAGGGGTATAAGCCGGAACAGATCAAGCGGCAGGAGGTGGTGGCCATCGCCTTCTACGTTGCCAGCTTTTCCACCGGTAAGCCCATCCAAGTGCGCCTCCTCTTTCCCCAGGAGCGGGAGCTTTATGCCCTAGGGGAAAAGCTCTTTTATGCCCGTAGCGGGGCGCGGGATCTAGGCTGCGCCACCTGCCACATCTCCTTTGTGGGGCGCCGGGCTGGGGTGCTTCCCTACGCGGATGTCCTGGGCAAGGACCAGTCCTGGACCCACTGGCCCGCCTACCGCTACTCCAACGACCAGACGTGGACCATGCAGGACCGCATCCGGGCCTGCTACGGCAACATCGGCCACCCCCAGCCTGCCCACTACTCCCTGCCCATCCTGGCCCTGGAGCTTTTCATGGCCTACCAGAATAACGGGGCGGTGGTGGAGGAGTGGCCAGCTTTCGTGCGGTGA
- the soxX gene encoding sulfur oxidation c-type cytochrome SoxX, producing MTKKAVILSVSALFLGLGLTQVSPFRERLEAALHAGGHEFAQVMLAQDKGQALCSQYRDKLPPDLIPGFLAEQKALIKYPANGRLMGDWKNGEQVFTDPKRGNCYACHAGVPGEVAHGTMGPSLTAYGQRGTAEPVVRYTYEKIYNAWAFVPCSLMYRGGVHGLFTPEETADLVAFLLDPESPINRR from the coding sequence ATGACCAAAAAAGCGGTGATACTTTCGGTTTCGGCCTTGTTTCTGGGCCTTGGGCTTACCCAGGTGTCGCCTTTTAGGGAGCGCCTGGAGGCTGCCTTGCACGCAGGTGGCCACGAGTTCGCCCAGGTGATGCTGGCACAGGACAAGGGTCAGGCCCTTTGCTCCCAGTACCGGGATAAGCTTCCTCCTGACCTTATCCCAGGCTTCTTGGCGGAGCAGAAGGCCCTGATCAAGTACCCGGCCAACGGCAGGCTCATGGGGGACTGGAAGAACGGGGAGCAGGTCTTCACCGACCCCAAGCGGGGTAACTGCTATGCCTGCCACGCGGGGGTCCCCGGAGAGGTGGCCCACGGTACCATGGGCCCAAGCCTCACCGCCTATGGCCAGCGGGGGACCGCCGAGCCGGTGGTGCGCTACACCTACGAGAAGATCTACAACGCCTGGGCCTTTGTGCCCTGCTCTCTCATGTACCGGGGTGGGGTGCATGGTCTTTTCACCCCTGAGGAGACCGCGGACCTGGTGGCCTTCCTTTTGGACCCCGAGTCCCCCATCAACCGGAGGTGA
- a CDS encoding rhodanese-like domain-containing protein, with product MRRRDLLALLPLLPLAQAQGVGEVCGDWVQGFGAFLKRVPPASYLVYPTEAKDLLLFDPFILDVRTEEERKKGYIPGSVHIYAGQVPDRLGELPKDKEALILVYCNSGSISMVVTAYLQALGYKNAKNIAHGFKGWLDAGLPVEGGSQ from the coding sequence ATGCGCCGCCGGGACCTGCTAGCCCTTCTTCCCCTCCTTCCCCTGGCCCAGGCCCAAGGGGTGGGGGAGGTGTGCGGGGACTGGGTGCAGGGCTTCGGAGCCTTCCTGAAGCGGGTGCCTCCCGCCAGCTACCTGGTCTACCCCACGGAGGCCAAGGACCTCCTCCTCTTTGATCCCTTTATCCTGGACGTGCGCACGGAGGAGGAGCGGAAGAAGGGTTATATTCCCGGCTCGGTGCACATCTATGCCGGCCAGGTGCCGGATCGGCTAGGGGAGCTTCCCAAGGATAAGGAGGCCTTGATCCTGGTCTACTGCAACTCGGGGAGCATCTCCATGGTGGTTACGGCATATCTGCAGGCCCTAGGCTACAAGAACGCCAAGAACATTGCCCATGGGTTTAAAGGCTGGCTGGATGCCGGCCTTCCGGTGGAAGGAGGTTCGCAATGA
- a CDS encoding translation initiation factor 2, with protein MRKLLALVALLGLGLAQSLVVEVRGSLEEVEAKTLAALKGVGLEPDRVLNLGEQVRQVTGPGFPEYRLVVLKPDKGSVEAVSKNPMAAIVLPPTVFITGQGNKFMVGTFDGRLLFSMLQAYGGEVERLTWRLEGALGRLGIVKRLPPAMMPDPSSGMMPALMYRVPGAKVEDVVLMVETELTSHGLNLLPNVKVGPVTVIMPCKSEWARIMFLTQPAGGFAAPCRFFAMQMGSDVLVGAIEPMLMTIMPGVMGTPAVPMLQEARQVMTEILEATGGTPYRPGQ; from the coding sequence ATGAGGAAGCTTTTGGCTCTGGTGGCCCTTTTGGGTTTGGGTTTGGCCCAGTCGTTGGTGGTGGAGGTTAGGGGCTCCCTGGAAGAGGTGGAGGCCAAGACCCTGGCGGCCCTGAAAGGGGTGGGCCTGGAACCCGACCGGGTCCTGAACCTGGGGGAGCAGGTGCGCCAGGTGACGGGCCCGGGTTTTCCTGAATACCGCTTGGTAGTTTTAAAGCCGGATAAGGGTAGCGTGGAGGCGGTTTCCAAAAATCCCATGGCGGCCATCGTGTTGCCCCCTACCGTTTTCATCACGGGCCAGGGGAATAAGTTCATGGTGGGCACCTTTGATGGGCGCCTCCTCTTTTCCATGCTGCAGGCGTATGGGGGTGAGGTGGAACGCCTCACCTGGCGCCTCGAGGGGGCCCTCGGCCGGCTTGGCATCGTGAAGCGCCTGCCTCCTGCCATGATGCCGGATCCTAGCAGCGGCATGATGCCCGCCCTCATGTACCGGGTGCCGGGGGCCAAGGTGGAGGACGTGGTGCTCATGGTGGAGACTGAGCTTACCTCCCATGGCCTTAACCTGCTTCCCAACGTGAAGGTGGGCCCGGTGACGGTGATCATGCCCTGCAAGAGCGAGTGGGCCCGGATCATGTTCCTCACCCAGCCCGCCGGGGGCTTTGCCGCCCCTTGCCGCTTCTTCGCCATGCAAATGGGTAGCGATGTGCTGGTGGGGGCCATCGAGCCCATGCTCATGACCATCATGCCGGGGGTTATGGGCACCCCAGCGGTGCCCATGCTCCAGGAGGCCCGCCAGGTGATGACGGAGATCCTGGAAGCCACGGGCGGAACCCCTTACCGCCCTGGTCAATGA
- the soxB gene encoding thiosulfohydrolase SoxB has translation MNRRELLFWLSALGSLGPKALAQVLENPSRLYQLAPYGNATLLYFSDLHGQAFPHYFMEPPNLLAPKPLMGRPGYLTGDSILRAYGVERKTPLAYLLSYLDFVELAKALGPIGGLAHLTALIRQQKAQVEAEGGKALVLDGGDTWTNSGLSLLTQGEALVDWQNLTGVDHMVSHWEWTLGRERAEELFGKLKGEHLSYNVVDELFGDPLYPAYRIHRMGRYAVAIVGATYPYVKVSHPEELTQGLSFALDERRLQEAVDQARAEGADAVVLLSHNGLQLDAALAERIRGIDLILSGHTHDLTPLPWRVGKTWIVAGSAAGKALMRVDLELFKGGIANLRVRVLPVLAHHLPKAADVEAFLERTLAPHRQHLFEPLALSESLLYKRDTVYSTWDELVGRAVKALYPEVDLVFSPAVRWGTTILPGQAITRDHLYAYLGFTYPELYLFWLRGEQVRGVLEDIASNVFTPDPFYQQGGDVSRVYGLRYVLNPDAPTGQRIREVEVGGKPLDPNRRYLAASYGGRLQRLGEAKAGYSPRPIYEVVEEYLKAEGRVKVLPRPNVRVIGRNYHVPEVVS, from the coding sequence ATGAACCGACGGGAGCTTCTTTTCTGGCTTTCTGCCTTAGGGAGTCTAGGGCCTAAGGCTTTGGCCCAGGTCCTGGAAAACCCTTCCCGCCTATACCAACTAGCCCCTTACGGCAACGCCACCCTCCTTTACTTCTCCGACCTCCATGGCCAGGCCTTCCCCCACTACTTCATGGAACCTCCCAACCTCCTCGCCCCCAAGCCGCTCATGGGCCGGCCCGGTTACCTGACTGGGGATAGCATCCTGCGCGCTTACGGGGTGGAGCGGAAGACGCCCTTGGCCTATCTGCTTAGCTACCTGGACTTCGTGGAGTTGGCCAAGGCCTTGGGCCCCATTGGGGGCCTGGCCCATCTCACTGCGCTTATCCGTCAACAAAAGGCCCAGGTGGAAGCGGAGGGGGGGAAGGCTTTGGTTTTGGACGGGGGGGATACCTGGACCAACTCCGGCCTTTCCCTCCTGACGCAAGGGGAGGCCCTGGTGGATTGGCAGAACCTCACCGGGGTGGACCATATGGTCTCCCACTGGGAATGGACCCTGGGGCGGGAAAGGGCCGAGGAGCTCTTTGGGAAGCTTAAGGGGGAACACCTTTCCTACAACGTAGTGGACGAGCTTTTTGGCGATCCCCTTTACCCCGCTTACCGCATCCATAGGATGGGCCGCTACGCCGTGGCCATTGTGGGAGCCACCTACCCCTACGTGAAGGTATCCCACCCCGAGGAGCTTACCCAAGGCCTTTCCTTTGCTCTGGACGAGCGCCGCCTTCAGGAAGCCGTGGACCAGGCCCGGGCGGAAGGGGCCGATGCCGTGGTCCTGCTTTCCCACAATGGCCTTCAGCTGGACGCGGCCTTGGCGGAGCGGATTAGGGGGATTGACCTTATCCTTTCGGGCCACACCCACGACCTTACCCCCCTTCCCTGGCGGGTGGGCAAGACCTGGATTGTGGCGGGGAGCGCCGCGGGCAAGGCCCTCATGCGGGTGGATCTGGAGCTTTTCAAGGGGGGGATCGCCAACCTTCGGGTCCGGGTCCTGCCGGTTTTGGCCCACCATCTCCCCAAGGCTGCGGACGTGGAGGCCTTCTTGGAAAGGACCTTAGCTCCTCACCGCCAGCACCTTTTTGAGCCTTTAGCGCTTTCGGAATCCCTCCTTTACAAGCGGGATACCGTGTACTCCACCTGGGATGAGCTGGTGGGGCGTGCGGTCAAGGCCCTTTACCCGGAGGTAGACCTGGTCTTCAGCCCTGCGGTGCGCTGGGGCACCACCATCCTGCCCGGGCAGGCCATTACCCGGGACCACCTTTACGCTTATCTGGGCTTCACCTACCCCGAGCTTTACCTCTTCTGGCTACGGGGAGAGCAGGTGCGGGGTGTCCTCGAGGACATCGCCAGCAACGTCTTCACCCCCGATCCCTTCTACCAGCAGGGTGGGGATGTAAGCCGGGTGTACGGCCTCCGCTATGTCCTGAACCCTGATGCCCCCACGGGCCAGCGCATCCGGGAGGTGGAGGTGGGGGGCAAGCCCCTGGACCCCAACCGCCGTTACCTAGCGGCCTCCTACGGGGGAAGGCTCCAGCGGCTAGGGGAGGCCAAGGCGGGCTATAGCCCCCGGCCCATCTACGAGGTGGTGGAAGAGTACCTAAAGGCCGAGGGGCGGGTGAAGGTCCTGCCCCGGCCCAATGTGCGGGTTATTGGGCGCAACTACCATGTACCGGAGGTGGTTTCATGA
- the soxX gene encoding sulfur oxidation c-type cytochrome SoxX, with amino-acid sequence MKVKKLLPILLATPLVVALAQSYFAPSELELIKTGGKAYAEVFLNQRQDQALCSLYHNRLPADLLPKFLEEQRALIKYPADGKLMGDWRKGGAIFNNLQKANCFSCHFGSPVHLGGDVGPSLEKYGLKRGQSEAVQRYTYEVVYNAWAYFPCTVMYRFGAQGLLTPEEIADVVAYLLDPESEFNTKPAVGSK; translated from the coding sequence ATGAAGGTGAAGAAGCTTCTTCCTATCCTCTTGGCCACGCCTTTGGTGGTGGCCCTGGCCCAGTCCTACTTTGCTCCATCCGAACTGGAACTCATCAAAACCGGAGGAAAGGCCTACGCCGAGGTCTTCCTCAACCAGCGCCAGGACCAAGCCCTTTGTTCCCTCTACCACAACCGCCTGCCCGCAGACCTGCTGCCTAAGTTTTTGGAGGAACAGCGGGCCCTCATCAAGTACCCAGCGGATGGCAAGCTTATGGGGGACTGGAGGAAAGGGGGTGCCATCTTCAACAACCTGCAGAAGGCCAACTGCTTCTCCTGCCACTTTGGTTCCCCCGTCCACCTGGGTGGGGATGTGGGCCCTAGCCTGGAAAAGTACGGCCTAAAACGGGGCCAGTCCGAGGCGGTCCAGCGGTACACCTACGAGGTGGTCTACAATGCCTGGGCCTACTTCCCCTGCACCGTCATGTACCGCTTCGGGGCCCAGGGGCTTTTAACCCCTGAGGAGATCGCCGACGTGGTGGCCTACCTCCTGGACCCGGAAAGCGAGTTCAACACCAAGCCAGCGGTGGGGTCTAAATGA
- the soxY gene encoding thiosulfate oxidation carrier protein SoxY: MNRRAFLRTTGVALGALALAGVPARAQGLEGEDLANLEKALQATLGKGFKDLTPSNLIKLTMPAIAESGANVPAEVEVGLPSDQVKAIHLFADKNPTPHLVAFMPMKALPYYATRVRLAETSAIRAVVETTDGKLLLASASTRVTVGGCG; encoded by the coding sequence GTGAATAGGCGAGCGTTTCTAAGGACCACTGGCGTAGCCCTGGGGGCTTTGGCCCTGGCGGGGGTTCCTGCCCGGGCGCAGGGCCTCGAGGGGGAGGACCTGGCCAACCTGGAGAAGGCCTTGCAAGCGACCTTGGGCAAGGGGTTTAAGGACCTGACGCCCTCCAACCTCATCAAGCTCACCATGCCGGCCATTGCCGAGAGCGGGGCCAATGTTCCCGCGGAGGTGGAGGTGGGCCTCCCTTCGGACCAGGTGAAGGCCATCCATCTCTTTGCCGACAAGAACCCCACTCCCCACCTGGTGGCCTTCATGCCCATGAAGGCCCTGCCTTACTACGCCACCCGGGTGCGCCTAGCGGAGACCAGCGCCATCCGGGCGGTGGTGGAAACCACGGACGGCAAACTGCTTCTGGCCTCAGCCAGCACCCGCGTAACCGTGGGTGGTTGCGGTTAG
- the soxC gene encoding sulfite dehydrogenase, translating into MDRRKFFRLLGAGGLFGLLKAKAQTPPWDEDTFAPMKTLGAPLSEYGQRSPFEEGVVRYISPNLRTRHSGADFAPLEKLEGVITPNGLHFERHHGGVPQVDPAKYRLVIHGMVERPLVFTLEDLKRFPSVTRTHFIECAGNGQNGYRNPPDPQLTATRSRGLASNASWTGVPLALLLKEAGVKPEAKWLIPEGMDAAAYTRSLPLEKAMEDVLVAYAQNGEALRPEQGYPVRLVVPGWEGSIQVKWLRRILVTDLPAMAKDETSEYTDVMADGKVWAFTWIMDPESIITYPSGLQQIKPGFHEIRGLAWSGYGRITKVEISFDEGKTWRQATLEPPVERYAFVRFKMPWHWDGKEVVLWSRAWDEKGNTQPTREEFFKKWGRNNRYHYNAIQAWRVLPDGRVVNGDRPLGQQAFGPAGGCGGEVLDG; encoded by the coding sequence ATGGACCGAAGGAAGTTCTTTAGGCTCTTAGGTGCAGGAGGCCTATTTGGGCTTCTAAAGGCTAAGGCGCAAACGCCACCTTGGGATGAGGACACCTTCGCCCCCATGAAGACCTTGGGGGCTCCCCTTTCCGAGTACGGCCAGAGGAGCCCTTTTGAGGAGGGGGTGGTGCGCTATATCTCCCCCAACCTGCGCACCCGGCACTCGGGGGCGGACTTTGCTCCCCTGGAGAAGCTGGAAGGGGTCATCACCCCTAACGGCCTGCACTTTGAGCGGCACCACGGGGGTGTGCCCCAGGTGGACCCGGCCAAGTACCGCCTGGTGATCCACGGCATGGTGGAGAGGCCCTTGGTCTTTACCCTGGAAGATCTGAAGCGTTTCCCTTCCGTGACCCGCACCCACTTCATAGAGTGCGCCGGTAACGGGCAAAACGGCTACCGCAACCCCCCGGACCCCCAGCTTACCGCCACCCGGAGCCGGGGCCTGGCCTCCAATGCCAGCTGGACAGGGGTGCCCTTGGCCTTGCTTCTGAAGGAAGCGGGGGTGAAGCCTGAGGCCAAGTGGCTCATCCCCGAAGGCATGGATGCCGCCGCCTACACCCGTTCCCTGCCCCTGGAGAAGGCCATGGAGGATGTGCTGGTGGCCTATGCCCAAAACGGCGAGGCCCTGCGCCCCGAGCAGGGCTATCCCGTGCGCCTGGTGGTGCCCGGCTGGGAGGGGAGTATCCAGGTGAAGTGGCTAAGGCGCATCCTGGTCACCGACCTGCCGGCCATGGCCAAGGACGAGACCAGCGAGTACACCGACGTGATGGCGGACGGTAAGGTCTGGGCCTTCACCTGGATCATGGACCCCGAGTCCATCATCACCTACCCTTCAGGCCTCCAGCAGATCAAGCCGGGCTTCCACGAGATCCGCGGCCTGGCCTGGAGCGGGTATGGGCGCATCACCAAGGTGGAGATCTCCTTTGACGAGGGCAAGACCTGGCGGCAGGCTACCCTGGAACCCCCGGTGGAGCGCTACGCCTTTGTGCGCTTCAAGATGCCTTGGCACTGGGATGGCAAGGAGGTGGTGCTTTGGAGCCGGGCCTGGGACGAGAAGGGGAACACCCAGCCTACCCGGGAGGAGTTCTTCAAGAAGTGGGGCCGGAACAATCGCTACCACTACAACGCCATCCAGGCCTGGCGGGTCCTGCCCGACGGCCGGGTGGTGAACGGGGATAGGCCCTTGGGCCAGCAGGCCTTTGGGCCCGCTGGTGGGTGCGGCGGGGAGGTGTTGGATGGTTAA
- the soxZ gene encoding thiosulfate oxidation carrier complex protein SoxZ, whose amino-acid sequence MPIRTIVRLTPAKPKAGETFKLQVVAQHPNEPGTRKDAEGKIIPANYINLVEIYFEGEKVAEARPGPSTSANPLYGFMFKAEKAGTFTVKLKDLSGDTGEGATKLELA is encoded by the coding sequence ATGCCCATTCGCACCATTGTTCGCTTGACTCCCGCCAAGCCCAAGGCGGGCGAAACCTTTAAGCTCCAGGTGGTAGCCCAGCACCCCAACGAGCCCGGTACCCGTAAGGATGCCGAGGGCAAGATCATCCCCGCCAACTACATCAACTTGGTGGAGATCTACTTTGAGGGGGAGAAGGTGGCGGAGGCCCGCCCTGGTCCTTCCACCAGCGCCAATCCCCTCTACGGCTTCATGTTCAAGGCGGAAAAGGCCGGCACCTTTACCGTGAAGCTGAAGGACCTCAGCGGGGATACGGGCGAAGGCGCGACCAAGCTGGAACTGGCCTGA
- a CDS encoding thioredoxin fold domain-containing protein, with protein sequence MKAYQVLLTLPLLAMALAALDFGRWYPYDAALSLGQAHGRMVMVYFHSPHCPYCDQMNTFVLSDPQVSRLLEERFVVASVGTETQEGQDLARRYRVPGTPSFVFLVFRKGTWEEVGRFFGSRSRAQFLLELRQICAKGGVCGE encoded by the coding sequence ATGAAGGCATACCAGGTACTTTTAACCCTTCCCCTACTTGCCATGGCCTTGGCGGCTTTGGACTTCGGCCGCTGGTATCCCTACGATGCGGCCCTTTCCCTTGGGCAGGCCCATGGGCGGATGGTCATGGTCTACTTCCATAGCCCCCACTGCCCCTACTGCGACCAGATGAACACCTTCGTCCTTTCCGATCCCCAGGTGAGCCGGCTTTTGGAGGAGCGCTTTGTGGTGGCCTCTGTGGGCACCGAAACCCAAGAAGGCCAAGACCTGGCCCGGCGCTACCGGGTGCCGGGCACCCCAAGCTTTGTCTTCCTCGTCTTCCGCAAGGGGACGTGGGAAGAGGTGGGCCGGTTCTTTGGCAGCCGGTCCCGGGCGCAGTTCCTCTTGGAGTTGCGCCAGATCTGTGCCAAAGGAGGTGTATGCGGTGAATAG
- the soxA gene encoding sulfur oxidation c-type cytochrome SoxA encodes MGRGKKRWLLLGAVALGTLAGFGAYTQQQKPLDPFEEAMRQRQMYLETFGVLPGELFVEEGKELFFRKGPSGKTLEACDFGKGKGVLEGVYAILPKYFPDTKRVEDLETRVYTCMQTVQGFKPSEIKRDEVKAITTYIASFSSKAKIQVVPKHPAELAMYNLGRELWYTRAGARDMSCAVCHDQYAGHRVRLSPVRSPKQGLGNEWPAYRFEEDKLYTQEDRINFCYESIAIPKPEFYSDVHIALTVYMLAEATKAGHSFEELPFFTR; translated from the coding sequence ATGGGACGTGGGAAGAAGCGTTGGTTGCTCCTGGGCGCGGTGGCCTTGGGCACCTTGGCGGGCTTTGGGGCCTACACGCAGCAGCAAAAGCCCCTGGATCCCTTTGAAGAGGCCATGCGCCAACGGCAGATGTACCTGGAAACCTTTGGGGTGCTCCCGGGAGAGCTTTTTGTGGAGGAGGGCAAGGAGCTCTTCTTCCGCAAGGGTCCTAGCGGCAAGACCCTCGAGGCCTGCGATTTCGGCAAGGGAAAGGGGGTTTTGGAGGGCGTTTACGCCATCCTCCCCAAGTACTTCCCCGATACCAAGCGGGTGGAGGACCTGGAGACCCGGGTCTATACCTGCATGCAGACCGTACAGGGGTTTAAGCCCAGCGAGATCAAGCGGGATGAGGTGAAGGCCATCACCACCTACATCGCCTCCTTCTCCTCCAAGGCCAAGATCCAGGTGGTGCCCAAGCACCCGGCAGAGCTGGCCATGTACAACCTGGGGCGGGAGCTTTGGTACACCCGGGCTGGGGCCAGGGACATGAGCTGCGCTGTCTGCCACGACCAGTATGCGGGCCACCGGGTGCGGCTTTCCCCGGTCAGGAGCCCCAAGCAGGGCCTGGGCAACGAGTGGCCCGCCTACCGCTTTGAGGAGGACAAGCTTTACACCCAGGAGGACCGGATCAACTTCTGTTACGAGTCCATCGCCATTCCCAAGCCGGAGTTCTACTCCGACGTGCACATCGCCCTAACCGTGTACATGCTGGCCGAGGCCACCAAGGCTGGGCACTCCTTTGAGGAGCTGCCCTTCTTCACCCGTTAG